Part of the Cyprinus carpio isolate SPL01 chromosome A1, ASM1834038v1, whole genome shotgun sequence genome is shown below.
GCATAGCCTACAGTGAAACTTtgtaaagcaataaaaaataaacacaactccgcacacacacacacacacacacacacacacacacacacacacacacacacacacacacacacacacacacacacatcctgtatGCCCCTCTGCCCAACCTCCAAGATCTTTAAATcttcagagtgaggaaaagggctaagaacatcactctggatccctcacaccctgCCCACTCTCTCTTTGAACTGGTGCCCTCTGgcggcgctacagagcactgaccaccaaaaacagccagacacaagaacagtttttacCCCAGGCCATATCACACCTGAACAGCACATAACACACCTCAGTACTGCACATCTGTATGCACATTCACAGTTCTGtctatgtacatttttttttttgtgtatttttattactatGGTTATCTATACTTTATTGTCTGTTCTCCCTTTTGTATGTATGTCTGCACcttgtttgtattttctgtaccGGAAGCTACTAACAATGAAACAAATTACTTGTGTGTGTGAACAATAaaggcaataaagctctttttgtcggctttatatatatatatatatatatatatatatatatatatatatatatatatatatccatgtgCGCCACTGAATTACAGTGTTTTAATAAGAGAACTTAGGTTTGTTGAAGCCCTCCTCATAGTCCTTTACTGCACTCGTTTGATTCTTCATGTGTTTCCTGCATTTCTCCTGTCTTCCACAGAAAGCCGTGAATTCGCATTATTCAAAAATTAACGTCTATTGATTGAGCTTTTTTTGGCCCAGAAATGAAAGATCtacccaatctggcaacactggaaaTATCAGAGCGCCACACATCagactttgtatttatttaaatcacagaCTTTGCAGTTTGACAACTGCACTAggataatttcagttttattctgaCTGATCGTTAAGCTCtagaatttaaagaaaatttaagatATCTTATGGCCAGTTTTTTCACTTCAGGTGATAATGCTGGTTCATCTTCAGATGGAGAAACTACATCTACAGCCAAAGGACAAAGAAGAGTTTCTCCTGCATCACCTGTGGAAAAACATTCAGCAAACAGGGCAATTTAACAAGACAcgagagaaaacacacagaaacagaaagacTTCACCTGCGAGATCTGCAAAATCAGTTTTCCTACATCAAAGAGAAAAACTTCATTCAAAAGAGCACAGCGTGAAGAAGGAGTTTCGCTGTATACAGTGCAGGAAGGTTTTTTTCACCACCTCTTTATAATATGAGAGCttatataaagacacacaagGACAGGTctttccactgcagtgaatgtgaCAAGTATTTTCCGCAACAATAGAAATCGTTCTATTAATAAGAGAACCCACACAGGTGAAAAGCCGTACATGTGCCCTCACTGCAAGAAGAGCTTCAGTCTCAGATCGGCTCTGAAGAACCATCTACTCATGCACACCAGTGAAAAAGCGTATCAGTGCAGTGAATGTGGAAAATCTTTTATAAGCTCAGCTTCTCTATAGTTACACCAGAAAATGCACTCTGATGAGAAACCGTatcagtgttcacactgtgagaaACGCCTCCGTCATTCGACTCACCAGGAAAgccatgagaggattcacacggGAGAGAAACCGTACCTGTGCTCCTACTGCGGGAAGGGCTTTGCTACAGTAGTTCATTTGCTTTCAAAGTTCATCAGAGACGTCACACAGGAGAAAGACTGTATCACTGTAGTGATTGTGGGAAGAGTTATCTGAAGACAGCTGACTTAAAAACACCATATGATTCATAGAGGggaaaaaccttttaaatgttcATAATGTGACAAGGCTTTCAATCGATCAAACGTCCTTAAGGTCCATGAGTAACATCATATTGGAGAGAAACCTTACTGCTGCTCCATCTGCGTGGGAGATTCACTTTTAAATGGGGTTTTCAGACCCACCAGAAGAAACACGCTGCCCGAAAATCATCATAGCTTcatcatgtaattatttttaggtTGTGTATAAAGCCACCATGTACACCATTGACAGATATCAATTTGTACAAATAAATAGTGTTAAATCAGATTTAAGGAAAGTTACTTGTGGTATTCCACAAGGTTCGGTGCTAGACCCCAAATTGtttgtattgtatataaattatatttgcaaAGTTTCTGaagtattaaaaatagttttgtttgctGATGATACAAATTTATATTGTTCGAGAAAAAATTGCAACAGCTTCTGAACACAGTGGAAATCGAAtagatgagttaaaaaaaatggtttgatgaTAATAGACTTTCATTGAATTTATGTAAAACAAAGTTTATAATATTTAGTAACTGACAAAGTaacaataaagttaaaataaggACTGGCAATGAGGAAATAGAAAGAgtgtatgaaaataaatttttgtgaGTTGTTATTGATCATAAACAATGTTGGAAACttcatataaattatgtaaagacaaaaatgtccaaattcattgcaatattacataaaacaaacatactCTGAATGaaaaaactttttgattattAGGTTGATTATTATGAACCAACAAGCAAATTATCAAATTACATGCTTTAAAAATAGATGATTTAGttgatttatatactgtacagcaCATGTACaaagtttataataatttactcCCAAGTTGTATTCAGAGGCTGTTCAAACAAGAGCAAGTCAATATAAACTAAGATGAATGTCTATGTTTAAAAAGTAAGGGCAAGAACTAATGCTAAAACAGGTGTATATCTGTCAAAGGGGAAAATCTATGGAATAATTgtgaaaaggaattaaaatgatgtaatttcaCTTAAGTAAAgcaattttaagtaaatgtttaaaaacatggtGTTAAATACTTATATGTCTCATTATCAATAAATTGTGtaactattatttaatatattggcGTAATAGCTGGAATGTGTATTTCTGTAATTATGTATGTttgtaaatatgtacattttgggAAATGTATTATGTAACTTTTGTTTATCTTGTATTGTCAAATCTAGTGAAAAAGTGAAGTACATCGTTAAATATAAAGGGTTGGCATAATATGCAAGGCTTCTGCCTACACCTTTTTCAGAAATTATGTtcgtttatttaattttttgtgaaaagttgcCTGTAAGGActggaaataaagaaaatagtCAGCTGACCTTTGACGTCTGTCTGAATTtagattacaaaaataaataatagttagaTGTGACTTGACTAACTGAGAGCAGATTAAGACCAGAGAAACAACCTCTTTTGGAAGACAGATTCAAACTGGTTCAAATTCACTAACCTTTTCTTGCATGAGGAAATGAAAGCTGCTGTTTACATGTAATGTATAAGTTTGGGGTTGGGTTTGGggttggtatatatatatatatttttccacgAAAGGCAGGATTGAGAAAAGTCCATGAGAGTTAACCTGCAAATTTGATTCTTTTCATGGTGTGATCTGCATTAGCTGATTTGTCTCAGTGAAACCTCCAGCTTAAATATCCTAAAATAtgcaggttttggctgtttgctcTGCACAGACCGATCGCTGTATGACATCACATATGTCAAAACACAGAgtgtatgaaaacaggaaaacaaagccaaaatctgGATATTTTTCGGCAATATTGAAATAATGTCCAGGAAATGTCCACAGTCAgtcttaggattatttttttttttcattaatgaatCTGGTGTGGAAATCCAATGGAAGATAAACACACAGccattattattaactttattatgtgtttatctGACTTGAATGCCAAATTGAAAGCATCTTTCCATCGtgccattacagaaatattcaaaatgtcagaatataaacaaacaaaacatgttttcagaTGTTTTGAACACCATATGCAAAACTTCACATTTGGTCTCTTCATCGTCTTGTAGGTCTGAAGTCTCTAATGTCCTCATAATTAGCGGGCAGATTTCTATAATCAGCAGGTCTGTAATTAAGCTGTTGGGAGGTCAAAGCAAAGGAGAGAAAAGAACTGAGCATTTAATGACATAAACACTATTATTTTAACCACATAATGGATTGCTAGTGACTTCcaaattaatttatgtttgacTAAGTCTCCTCTGAGTTTGACGCACCTCTCACAGTGACTTTGGCCAGCGCTTCACTGGAGCCCACGTGATTGGTCGCCACGCACTTATACGTGCCGCTGTCCGATACTTTGAGCTGCGCGATCTTCAGCAGGCCGTCTTTGGTGGTCTCCGCCCCCGGTGACATAGAGGCTCCGCCCACACGCGTCCAGCGGAAGCGGATTGGATGAGTGCCGTGAGCGAGACACTGCAGACGCAGAGCGTCGCCGGGACCAGCCACAGTCTCATCCGTCAGTGTGGTGGCGTACGGAGGCGCTGAGGACCAGACCACAATACATATGAGAACACGCCCCCGAatatatttcaccacaaaatataataaatcattaggAAATTAGGGGCCTTACAAGTTattattagaaaaacaaacaaacaaacaaacaaacaaacaaaaaatcttaatttttacagtattctttactgtacttaaaaataaatacaaaataataatcaaaatgtgttgtttgcatacgaaatgtatttttagattttaaaccaGTGTTTTAAAGTATTGTTACTGTATTGTGTTTAATTGtcttacaaataaatacacacaaatctttgtatttttacaatttatttttatttttttaaacgtgtATTATTGTAAGTTTACTGCACggtttaattatcattatattagttattaaaaagggagtatttttactgtattgtataACTGTCATGAAAAGTACATACACATAATAACACTAatcatttttataatcattttaaaattaacaattttgtaAACAGGTGTATTAAACTATTTGTTAAATTATTCTATTCCATATTCTATCATAATTAAATTCTATAACTATTTTTTAAGTATTCCTACAGTAAATTAAATAGTTAAGATATTCAACTATTTGGATTAACtgtcatataataatattattaataataatgttttgtaatgtactttttttataaatgtataaaaagtttaaaatcagtgtattaaagttcttttttattttattgtgttaaattcTCATAaaactacatacatacataatactacaatatacatttaatcattaaattttacttaatgtttTACATCTAGGGTGTTTTACGGTATTGTGTTTAATTATCCTATTATAATGATCttaaaactaattttcattttgcagaatcatctgtttatttaatttgtgtgtaaTGGACGTGGACATGTATTCTCATGAAAACTGTAAATTGAGTGTTGATGTAAACTAAGTGTATTTCCACACACTTATTATCATTTGTGTGGTGATTGGTTTAGTCTAGAGTTAATGCTGTTTATCAAACACAGTTATACTCTTCTTCAAATCTGAAACTAAACTCCACCTGATTGCTCTTTTCAGCTTCCCATGTATTTACTTTCCCCAGAATATGACTGAAGTCCCAGTGACCAGCAGCTGACATGAGTTTCTACAGTTCAGCCTGACGACAGTCATCACAgcgtttatttattttggtgtgaaatgtgaTCTGACTCCAAATGTAAGCGATGACAAGGTCAGCAGAGATAAACTGTTAATTCAGTCACTCACAGTCCACCTCCAAGCTGCACGTAGGCCTCGGCTGAAGCCCAGAGCTGCCTGCGTGGCGTTACAGATGTACTGGCCTGGCACACACAGACTGTGTGAGTCCACTTGAACGAATATTAGGCTACAGTTTTTCCCCAGCTTACAGACGACTGTACCTGAGTCCTTCTTCGACCCCGTTATCTGAGGTCAGACTCCCGCCCGCTCATTGCCGGTGTTGCCCACGCTTCGGTGCATGGCATTTTGGACCAGGAAGATGACTGAAGTGGGTGAGCCgcaaaaaacaatagaaataataatGAGTATCATGAATACAGCAGAAGTCAACGAATTACACTGACCATTTGACCAGCTCCAGAGCCAACATGCATCAAATCAGACTCAAATGTGAATTGATGACAAGGTCAGCAAGATAAGACAGTGTTTCAGTCACTCACAGTCCACCTCCAGCTGCACGAGGCCAACAAGCTGAAgcccagatgtgtgtgtgtgtgtgtacagatgtACTGGTGTGAcacacagaggtgtgtgtgtgagtgcactagtgtgtgtaatgtgtagGCACAGTGTTTCCGGCACTGGTTTGGCTACTTTACCTGAGGACCTgtcacaaatttgtataatgaggGTATAGTACAGGTATTACAATATGAAGGTGGTGCCATGAGAACACTACCTGTGTCTCTTGTAGTTCAAAAGGCAGGagaatttgtttctttttgaatCTAAGAATGCACAATTAATTTCTTGTGAATAATAATGAGTTTGGGGTTGAATGCGGGAGATAGAAATGCGCAGTTTGTACAGTATCAagaaaccattacacctatgttTGAGTGCCCGTGAAAACCACCActaccaatgtgtgtgtgtgtgtgtgtgtgtgtgtgcgtgtgtgtgtgtgtgcgtgtgtgtgtgtgtgtgtgtgtgtgtgtgtgtgtgtttaccgtGGGTGGCGTGGCAGAGCATGGTCACGCGCTGACCCTCCACTGCTATCAGATCTGTTTCTGTAACTGAAGCCTGGGGAAACATGCCAGCAGAGCGCTCCGGGCTCCAGCCGGATCTCCACCTGCCCCTGCAGCAAGCCCCCCTCCCTGCTCTGGAGCACTGCACCACCAACATCCCCCAGCATCCTCTGCTGACATCACTGTCACCTTTGGTGTAGAAACAGCAATTGTGAATGTGTCATATCAGCAGATACAGGAAATCTGAATTGATAAATCCAAAAACCACTGTAGTGGATGCTTGTGTTGTCTGTTGTCGTTGGAAAAAGCTCCGCCTCCTTTCCCTGTTTGGTCCAGCTCGATGGAGGGCGGGGCTTCCCCTTGACGCTGCCCTCCAGAGTCACACTTCTCCTCCTGCGTGAGACCGACAGCGGCGCGTATGGCTTCCGCGCACCTCTGAGAGGCTCTGCATCAACAAACACACTCTGAAACCAGATCCCATCGGGCTTTGAAAGAATTcaggttttaaatgatttgttagCATGTTTAGATTTGGTTCAGgttagttttatttagttgtagtatttattaaattcatatcTTTCGGacattatttagtttaatttttaattcattagaaTATTACTTTAAGTTTCCACCCCCGACATCtcagcagaaataaaaataaaaataaaaaatgtgttttgtatgtttacatatataaaaaagtgacttTTCTCGTCTAATTGAATAGttattttaacagaaaacaacaacaacaacaacaaaaacaaaaaactaaataataataattactttcaAACTGCGTTTAATTActtgtttttgcttttactttaatCAAAAGCACAGAAATACATTTAGAGGACAAAACATTTAGTTGTGCAGATCACACATATCATGTTTgagtgaatatgttttttttttttttcactgaatcaAACGTgaacataaataaacaagtatttaagctctgttttcattcttttaattttttttctcttttttagttTATGAATACCTCGATTTTTTTCAGGCTAGTTATGTCTTAGCATGTTGATAGTTGGTGAATAATAACTTTGACTTGGGCTGAGAGGTAACACTGGTGATTTTTCAGAGAAACCATCTGACTCACGTCTGATGGTCAGGGAGGCCGTGGTTCGTCTTTCTCTCCCGAGCATTGGCTGTGGAGATGCAGCGATACCCGCCTGGTTACGGAGACGGACATCATTGATGGTCAGGACGTCACCATCAGGTCCAGCTTCCACGTTATTCTGAAGCCACCTAAACCATAACATCATAAATCCATTAAAGGCAGATGATTCTGATGTGTCCCCTAGTCCTGTACTACGCTTTAACCCACCGACGTCTTGTCTGCCGTGCTCAGGAGATAACTTAAAACAGGGCTATTCCGTCATTAAGTATACAGCTTTGTTCAGAATATATCATCTTGCAAATGTAAGCAAATCACCTcaatctttttttcttgaaagagtTTTGGTGAGATAATTGGTTTGATGTTTTATGTTGAGATCTCAGACGTTTGATTGCAACCCCGTTCTGCAAGGGAGCTAGGAATAGCTGGTTGAGGATTGTTTCTTCTGAAACATCATTTGATCTAATTGGATCTAGGAGAATCAGctgatgtaaatccagcagaaaaaaaaaaaaaaggtaacaaaatCTTGCCACTGGGGTGGAAACACCTTTTCAAAAGTTACACTTATTGTACCTTTCGGTACCTATGATGTACACTTTAGATGCTTAATATGTAACCGTCCATGGGGCCCAATAcgggactctttaggtacaaaggtgggTGCCTGTTTAAAAGGTACTCCCGCCCTGCGTAAGGACAGCTTTCGTACCGTTGTTTCGAGATTGAGGATTAATGCGTGTGTTTGCTCTGTCTGGCTAAGTGATTGCTTAGGGATCTGTGTCTTTTTTTCAAGATGTTATTGACTGTGAAAATGGAACACCTTCCCAAGCGGCTGGTTTGTTTGGTGCTCTTTTACCACTCCAGCTGGCGGCGGGGTTGTGATCCGCTGGTCATCCGCGGCAGGAGAGAGAAGTTGACCGTATCGCCTGAGTGTAAACAGCAGGC
Proteins encoded:
- the LOC122147489 gene encoding V-set and immunoglobulin domain-containing protein 2-like — translated: MTSGSQPRRQLEWWLQNNVEAGPDGDVLTINDVRLRNQAGIAASPQPMLGRERRTTASLTIRLHLYTHTHTSGLQLVGLVQLEVDSPPYATTLTDETVAGPGDALRLQCLAHGTHPIRFRWTRVGGASMSPGAETTKDGLLKIAQLKVSDSGTYKCVATNHVGSSEALAKVTVRA